Proteins from a genomic interval of Diaphorobacter sp. HDW4A:
- a CDS encoding ABC transporter ATP-binding protein translates to MSAVLNAESFGTTAAEVAHARYIDVQNVEQTFKTAKGVFPALRDVNLRIARGEFASLIGHSGCGKSTLLNLIAGLTTPTAGVLVCAGREIKGPGPERAVVFQNHSLLPWLTCFDNVHLAVERVFGRKESKAQLAERTHAALALVGLTHAGEKLPGEISGGMKQRVGIARALSMEPQVLLMDEPFGALDALTRAKLQDELLEIVARTQSTVVMVTHDVDEAVLLSDKIVMLTNGPAATIGEVLQVPLARPRKRVELADDAEYQRCRKAVIDFLYTRQAHVEKS, encoded by the coding sequence ATGAGTGCAGTTCTGAATGCCGAAAGTTTTGGCACCACGGCCGCCGAGGTGGCCCATGCGCGCTACATCGATGTGCAGAATGTGGAGCAGACCTTCAAGACCGCCAAGGGAGTGTTCCCCGCGCTGCGTGACGTGAACCTGCGCATTGCGCGCGGCGAGTTCGCGAGCCTCATCGGGCATTCGGGTTGCGGCAAGTCCACCCTGCTCAACCTGATTGCGGGGCTGACCACGCCGACGGCGGGTGTGCTCGTCTGCGCAGGTCGGGAGATCAAGGGGCCAGGCCCCGAGCGCGCGGTGGTGTTCCAGAACCATTCACTGCTGCCCTGGCTCACTTGTTTCGACAACGTGCATCTCGCGGTCGAGCGCGTGTTTGGCCGCAAGGAATCGAAGGCGCAACTGGCCGAGCGCACCCACGCGGCGCTCGCGTTGGTGGGCCTCACGCATGCGGGAGAGAAGCTGCCCGGCGAGATCTCGGGCGGCATGAAGCAGCGCGTGGGTATTGCGCGCGCGCTGTCGATGGAGCCTCAGGTGCTGCTGATGGATGAGCCGTTCGGCGCGCTCGATGCGCTCACCCGCGCCAAGCTGCAGGACGAGCTGCTCGAGATCGTCGCGCGCACGCAGTCCACGGTGGTGATGGTCACGCACGATGTGGACGAGGCCGTGCTGCTGTCCGACAAGATCGTGATGCTCACCAACGGCCCTGCGGCCACCATCGGCGAGGTGCTGCAGGTGCCGCTCGCCCGCCCGCGCAAGCGCGTGGAGCTGGCGGACGACGCCGAATACCAGCGCTGCCGCAAGGCGGTGATCGATTTTCTCTACACGCGCCAGGCGCATGTGGAGAAGTCCTGA